The following proteins come from a genomic window of Azospirillum humicireducens:
- a CDS encoding ABC transporter substrate-binding protein codes for MPAVQRRQFLGAFGGLVGAAVLSGALPRPGLAAGGALRIGLKSLPAALNPLTVSDLVARQILGSMYESLTSVDTRGRILPGLATAWEASEDARRWRLTIRDGVTFHTGRPLTATAVKRSFEAALAGDGANFAVLALSKVRGFRELRARATAELSGVTAIDDRTLEVVCDEPNAVFPFARIHIVDVDAAERAGSDWFRTMSAGTGPYRLTRSTDGIRIDVEANTGWRGGAVPFERVSFLATGIGNDGITLFNDSQVDFTFVDTDALRGVMDDPGFKRSLTNVQRMQMRVVALDQRRVKAFADLRVRRAMSLLIDRDAMAERFFRGVAAVHNGVVPPALLSNERLEPLAYDPALAARLLEEAGYPGGRGIDPFTVAVIPEYRREFVYYVSQWNNAGIPAKLAIAPRQEFIARSRRRDYDSFLFGWTATYPDPMNFLDELFSSRSRFNPVGWSNAEFDGLVERAMAIADPDLRAEVYKDAESLVMTEMPVIPLVVPDYVALRGNVLSENFITPFGGLNFG; via the coding sequence ATGCCGGCTGTGCAGAGACGACAGTTCCTTGGCGCGTTCGGAGGCCTTGTCGGTGCCGCCGTGCTGTCCGGCGCGCTGCCGCGGCCGGGGCTGGCTGCCGGCGGCGCCCTGCGCATCGGGCTGAAATCCCTGCCGGCGGCGCTCAACCCGCTGACCGTCAGCGATCTTGTCGCGCGCCAGATCCTGGGCTCGATGTATGAAAGCCTGACCAGCGTCGATACGCGCGGCCGCATCCTGCCGGGGCTCGCCACCGCCTGGGAGGCCTCGGAGGATGCCCGGCGCTGGCGCCTGACGATCCGCGACGGCGTGACCTTCCACACCGGCCGTCCCTTGACCGCCACCGCTGTCAAACGCAGCTTCGAAGCGGCTCTGGCGGGTGATGGCGCCAACTTCGCCGTGCTGGCCCTGTCAAAGGTCCGCGGCTTCCGGGAACTGCGGGCGAGGGCGACCGCCGAGCTGTCGGGCGTCACCGCGATCGATGACCGGACGCTGGAGGTCGTCTGCGACGAGCCCAACGCCGTCTTCCCCTTCGCCCGCATCCACATCGTCGATGTCGATGCGGCCGAGCGGGCGGGCTCCGACTGGTTCCGCACCATGTCGGCGGGCACCGGCCCCTACCGGCTGACCCGCTCGACGGACGGCATCCGCATCGATGTGGAGGCCAATACAGGCTGGCGTGGCGGTGCGGTGCCGTTCGAGCGGGTGTCCTTCCTCGCCACCGGCATCGGCAATGACGGCATCACCCTGTTCAACGACAGCCAGGTCGATTTCACCTTCGTCGACACCGACGCTCTGCGCGGGGTGATGGACGATCCCGGTTTCAAGCGGTCGCTGACCAACGTGCAGCGGATGCAGATGCGGGTGGTGGCGCTCGACCAGCGTCGGGTGAAGGCCTTCGCCGATCTGCGGGTGCGCCGGGCGATGTCGCTGCTGATCGACCGTGATGCGATGGCGGAACGCTTCTTCCGCGGCGTGGCCGCCGTCCACAACGGCGTCGTCCCGCCGGCCCTGCTGTCGAACGAGAGGCTGGAGCCGCTGGCCTATGATCCGGCGCTGGCGGCGCGCCTGCTGGAGGAGGCCGGCTATCCGGGCGGGCGCGGCATCGATCCCTTCACCGTGGCCGTCATTCCGGAATACCGGCGGGAGTTCGTCTATTACGTGTCGCAATGGAACAATGCCGGCATTCCGGCGAAGCTGGCCATCGCCCCGCGGCAGGAGTTCATCGCCCGCTCCCGCCGGCGCGACTATGATTCCTTCCTGTTCGGTTGGACAGCCACCTACCCCGACCCGATGAATTTCCTGGATGAGCTGTTCAGCAGCCGCAGCCGCTTCAATCCCGTCGGCTGGTCCAACGCGGAGTTCGACGGCCTGGTCGAGCGCGCGATGGCCATTGCCGATCCCGACCTCCGTGCCGAGGTCTATAAGGACGCCGAGTCCCTGGTGATGACGGAGATGCCGGTCATCCCGCTGGTCGTGCCGGATTACGTGGCACTGCGCGGCAATGTGCTGAGCGAGAATTTCATCACGCCGTTCGGTGGCCTCAACTTCGGCTGA
- a CDS encoding ParB/RepB/Spo0J family partition protein gives MPPKKLTRQTAATVLQAKEAGFAAETDRMFGLSGVLPRLVEVDLAAIETNPGQPRTVFDDESLRSLADSIDRHGLQQPVLVQEGAEKGRYRLVAGERRLRAHRLLGRGTIAAIITKGRPEEIALIENVQRVDLDAIDLARGLSQLIEAHGYTQAEVAAAVGCSEAEVSKRLKVLRLPDDILADYRANPDAVSRSALVELAFVEDEAELRRLWQTARTGGLTVGAVRAARPAASSTAEPLRVLGKAINRMDKDLAAIDTVARSLQREHRERLQALRDRIDALLNG, from the coding sequence ATGCCCCCTAAGAAGCTGACCCGACAGACCGCCGCCACCGTGCTCCAGGCCAAGGAGGCCGGCTTCGCCGCCGAAACCGACCGCATGTTCGGGCTGAGCGGCGTGCTGCCCCGGCTGGTCGAGGTCGATCTGGCCGCCATCGAGACCAATCCGGGCCAGCCGCGCACGGTCTTCGACGACGAGTCATTGCGCTCGCTGGCGGACTCCATCGACCGTCACGGGTTGCAGCAACCGGTCCTGGTCCAGGAGGGGGCGGAGAAGGGCCGCTACCGTCTGGTGGCCGGAGAGCGGCGGCTGCGCGCCCACCGGCTGCTCGGACGCGGCACCATCGCCGCGATCATCACCAAGGGGCGGCCGGAAGAGATCGCGCTGATCGAGAATGTCCAGCGCGTGGATCTGGACGCCATCGACCTCGCCCGCGGCCTGTCGCAGCTGATCGAGGCGCACGGCTACACCCAGGCGGAGGTGGCCGCCGCCGTCGGCTGTTCGGAGGCCGAGGTGTCCAAGCGCCTGAAGGTGCTGCGCCTGCCCGACGACATCCTGGCCGACTATCGCGCCAACCCGGATGCGGTCTCCCGCTCGGCCCTGGTCGAGCTTGCCTTCGTCGAGGACGAGGCCGAGCTGCGCCGGCTTTGGCAGACGGCGCGCACCGGCGGCTTGACCGTCGGCGCGGTGCGTGCGGCCCGTCCGGCGGCCTCCTCGACGGCCGAGCCGTTGCGGGTTCTGGGCAAGGCGATCAACCGCATGGACAAGGATCTGGCAGCCATCGACACCGTCGCCCGATCCCTGCAGCGCGAGCATCGCGAAAGGCTCCAGGCCCTGCGCGACCGCATCGATGCCCTGCTGAACGGGTGA